A window of the Paralichthys olivaceus isolate ysfri-2021 chromosome 5, ASM2471397v2, whole genome shotgun sequence genome harbors these coding sequences:
- the LOC109639421 gene encoding uncharacterized protein — protein MKMNLACALIFMQLVEASAELIFRRLTENQSLELSCSLQRDLGSLRGLHLYHRGAQSQTTLLSMAEGGELRVDPERRGRLQLCGGLDSLRVNVTMSHLQHSDTGLYMWELSFRGEDRPDLMLGAKQLFLLVEGGGRPCQCSLSYPPLLLTIFAAAGLVGLTLSWLAKDRCLRARHHQRPRPPVPIYEEMTRKQESAAVPQNNQEAASHPEEDNFHMYANPNIRQPQENYYACPRQLALRA, from the exons atgaagatgaatttGGCATGTGCTCTTATTTTCATGCAGCTCGTTGAAG CCTCTGCAGAGCTAATCTTCAGGCGTCTCACAGAGAACCAGTCACTGGAGCTCTCCTGCTCCCTTCAGCGGGACCTCGGCAGCCTGAGGGGCCTCCACCTGTACCACCGAGGGGCCCAGAGCCAGACCACCCTGCTTTCCATGGCAGAGGGCGGCGAGCTCAGGGTGGACCCAGAGCGCAGGGGGCGTCTGCAGCTGTGTGGAGGGCTGGACTCCCTGCGGGTCAATGTGACCATGTCCCACTTACAGCACAGCGACACAGGACTGTACATGTGGGAGCTGAGCTTCAGAGGGGAGGACAGGCCGGACCTCATGCTCGGTGCTAAACAGCTTTTCTTGCTGGTTGAAGGGGGAG GGCGGCCGTGCCAGTGCTCTCTCAGTTACCCCCCTCTGCTCCTCACCATCTTTGCAGCAGCAGGACTCGTCGGGCTCACACTCAGTTGGCTGGCCAAAGACAGATGT cTCAGAGCGAGACATCATCAGAGACCACGACCTCCTGTTCCAATCTATGAGGAAATGACCAGGAAGCAGGAGAGCGCCGCAGTGCCCCAAAATAACCAGGAGGCTGCGTCACACCCGGAGGAAGACAACTTCCACATGTACGCAAACCCCAACATCCGGCAACCACAGGAAAACTACTACGCCTGCCCGAGACAGCTCGCCCTCAGAGCCTGA